In Ruminiclostridium josui JCM 17888, the genomic window TAAAAATAAATACTCAAAATGTATTAAAATTTGCTACGGCTATAATACTAATGCTAACATCATCCTGGCTTATACGGCCTATATCCCCTAATATTGTAACAAGTATTACATTACATATCATTGCATACGTACTAATAGTAATGCTGATGTATAGGATGAAGCTTATATATGCTTTATTGGGAACATCATTTTTTTTATTGATAATGACTACTACAGAAATTTTATATACACCTTATTTAATTACATATGTATTTAAAGGAATGGTGAATTTTCAGAATGCATATCATTGGTATGTACTACTTGTGATTCCACAGCGAATTTTTCAGATTATAGTTGCAAATTTTTTATGGAAGCATGAAATTTTGTTAGCCACACAGATTAACCGTCGATTTCATAGATTGTTTTTGACATCAATTTTGACGTTACTGTTTGGAGAACAATTGTTGTACTTTGTATATGTCACCATTTTTGATAGGATGCAGCTAGTTTATCAAATAACATTCTCTGTATCCCTGTTGGTAATAGTACTGATACTTAATATTTTGATATTTAAATTAGTTTATACTGTGATAACTGGATTAGTAGTTAAATCGTATAATAAATATTGTGAATTTGAGAATGATGTGAAATTTGCATTGGATGAAATACGTTCATTGCTTGCAAATAATAAAGTGGATGAGGCAGTTAAACTCATAGAATACATTAACGAATAAGTATTACAGCAGACGGGAGGAGAAGATTATGAAATCTAAAATCAAATTACTGCTTGCACCTTTGTCACTATTAATAACATTTCTTGCGTTATCAGGTGTCAGCACTGCGTGTTGCTCGAGTTATTATCAGCCAAAAGCACCAAAGCATTTGACTACACGCAAAAGTCATTAATGATTTACTAGAATCATGCATTTAGTAAAACAAAAACATCTTAAAGTAATTTAAGATGTTTTTGTTTTATCGACAAATATTCTTAAATGAATGTAATATAATTGAAGTATTTACAAAATAAGGTTGACTTATAGGGAACTCGGTAATATAATTAAATGGTACGAAGTGTACCAACTTTAAATAATATAAACGACAAACTATCATAATAAAGCACTGGATTTTAAATTAAGGCTGGTACACTTCTTTATTAATATATGGAAAACTATTGTATACATTACCTGAAGACTAGATAAGTTTAATCAGCAATACAGGAAGCAGGTATATCATTTTAGAGGTTTATTTTTAATTATTTTATTTATTAGCTTTTCGAATTGATTTATGTCAATATTAGAATCCTTCATCCTTACTGCAAGTTCTAAATATGGTATGAAAGACTCATTATGAAGATATTTTTCAAAGGCGTATAATTCAGGACTGTACGGTTTTCTTTCGTTTATTGTTGTAGTTTCTGCTTGCTCACTAATTCCCAATAAATAGTCTGTAGAAACATTAAAGTGTTTTGCAAATAGTATAATAGCTTCAGGATCAGGTTCTCTCTCTCCCAGCTCATATTTTGAAACAGTTTCTCTACTTTTACCTAAAGCTTTACCTACTTCGTTTTGGGATTGTCGTTTAGCATTGCGTAATTTTTTAACTCTTTCTGAAAGAACGGACATCCTAATCACCTCAATGAATAATTATATGATATTGTAGTTGATAAGTGCAATATTAATTATTGAAGTAAAATGTAGTCAGGAGTATTTTCATTAATCAATTCAAATTGAAAGGATATAGAATAATACATGCAGAACAAAATAGCTCTATTTAATTACAAAATATTGGAAAAAAATATTGACTATCCAATTTTATTTCTATATAATTTGATTGGTACTAAATGTACCAAAAAAATACTATTAATAGAGAGAAAAGGTATTTTTATTGGAGGAACAGCAAAAATGAAAACAGGAGGGAAAAATTTAGATATAGAACAACATGCCCCTTAAATAAGGATTTTAATGCTAATAAGAATAATTAAAAAAATGCCGCCCCTGAGATAAAAACCCGCAAGAATACATATATGGTAACACATGTTATTGTAAGAAGAGAGGTTTTGTTTAAGTAGGTGGCAACTCTATACTTTTCCATTTTAACAAACCTCCTGCTTTTTGACACTCGACTAATGGGTGTCTTTTTTTTATCAAGTGAACTCACCGAGATTAGCTATATACATTCGGAAGTTTACTAGTATTGTAAATATTGATATTATATACTAATAAGCAATATAGTTTATAGTGTGTCGGAGGTGTTTTATGAAGACAGGACAAAAGAAAGTTTTTATTACATTCGTAACATTAATACTTGTAGGTTTATTTATATTATTTTTCGGAAGTGTAAATGTTTCAATTTCAAATAATTCTGTTAGTGTAAAAGGTACTTTTGTTGGCGGAACTACTATTCCCTTAAATGAAATTACATCTATTGAGTATGTTGATAGTTTAGATATTGGAATAAGGAAATTTGGAATGGGAACTTTTAAAATGGCTTGTGGTACATACCGGAATGAAAGGTTTGGCAGTTACAAGCTATATTCATATGCTAAAGTAAATGCTTTTGTAATAATACATTACGATGATAAAACACTTGTATTTAATCAGTCTGATGCAGAAAAAACGAAGGAGCTTTATGACCGAATCAAGGAGATAAATGCAAAATAAATAATAGTTATATGTACACCCAAATAGAGGTAAGGAATTTTCATATATAAAGCTAACATATTATTGAATTTAATACAAATTATTAAAAAGGTAGAAGCGAGATGAATAGAAGAAAAATGCTGGGTATCATATCTTTTTTAATTATTATATTGTTGTCAGTACTGTTTGGTGAAAATAAACATAATTTTATACTAGGTGATTTTATTTTGACAAAGATGGGTATAAGTGTGTGGTCCAATGGAAACTCAGGTTTGCATTATACAGGTGTTGTAACCACAATACTAATATTACTAGCGATTGTGGGGATAATCCGTTTTAAAGGAGATGTTCACAAAAACTTCGGGAAAATTGTTGTGATGTTTTTTATAGTAGGGGCTATTATATACCAACCAGCATATGATTTCGTATATGGATTTGTTCGCTCCAATTTGAATGGTTTACAGTCTATTGAATATATAAGAGATGGAAGTAAGATTAATTTTACAAATAACAGCGGAAGTATTTCAGTTAAAGGAAAAATCACATTAAAAAATTACAGCAATGATAAGAAAGAATTCTATATTAAAATACCTGTTAGGGAAGATTTTCTCTCAAAAAAAGCTCAAATTATTCCCGTCGGTAATACAATGAATGAACTTACCAAATTCATTATATTGCCCAAAGAGCAAGTTGATTTGGACATTAATTTCTCCATGCAGGATCAAAAGCCAGAGTGGCAAAGTGCAAGCTTAATTCCACCAGAAATAATAATATATAGTGATAACGAGGAAATACATGAAGGGAAAAGTAGTTACTAGTCCATAAATGAATAATCATAGTATTTGAAAAATATATTTTATAATGAGAGGATTATATGAATTGTAAGAATAATATCTGACATAGGGTTGTAAGGAAATTAAAATGAATAAAACAAAATCGTGTCCTAGTTATGCTGCACGTCTTGAGACGGCGTATGAATTATTTAATAAAGTCAGGGAAGAAATCAGTAAAGGCAAACTAATTAAAAAGAATCTGGTTTGGCTGGAACTGACAGGCTGTTCGGGACTGTAAATAATTTTGTGTATGAAGCCTTTCAAACTCAATGATGGCTAAGTATTTCCAAAGTATTAACTCTCAAAAATTTAATACTATATTTCAAATTATTGCCAGATTATTCTATTTTTATGCATTATTTAGATTAAATCTGGCAATAATTATTTAATAATGGTATTTCTATGCTTATACCTGTATTTTGAAGGTCTAGCCCGTCCGGCAATGAGGACGAGCCCTTCAGGGCGGTGGGGGCTTTGCTCTATGTTTTAAATATAGTTATCCAGTCTCCCATCGTACATAATCATTAATTGACTCATGACCTGATCCCAATTCCGGTATCGTTGAGTCCATTTTTTTATTACATTCATTGATGCCAAATAAAGCATCTTTTCAAGAGAAGTATCAGAAGGAAAAACGGATTTTGTCTTAGTAACTTTTCTGAACTGCCGATGCAATCCTTCAATTATATTGGTTGTATATATTATTTTTCTTATCTGCTCTGGGAACTTGTAATATGGTGATAAAACTTCCCAATTGTTTTCCCAACTTTTAAATGCATATGGATAATCCTTGCCCCATTTGTTTTTCAGGTCTTCAAACCGGTTTAATGCTATTTCTTCACTGGGGCTTGTGTAGACAGTTTTAAAATCCTTTGAAAAAGCCTTCAAATCCTTATATGAAACATATTTAAATGAGTTTCTTAGTTGATGAATTATACACCTTTGAATTTCTGACTTTGGAAAAGCAGCTGCAATAGCTTCTTTGAGCCCTGTAAGTCCGTCCACACAGAATATGAGTACATCTTCTATACCTCTGTTTTTAAGGTCATTTAACACACCTAACCAGAACTTGGAGGATTCGTTCTCTCCAATCCATATTCCAAGGATATCTTTCTTACCTGAAATATCTACACCCATAACAACATAAGCAGCTCTATTTACTATTTGTCCATCAGTTCTTACCTTGTAATGGATAGCATCCATAAATACAAAAGGATAGATAGCCTCAAGGGGCCTACCTTGCCATTCTTTTATTTCAGGAAGGATTCTTTCAGTTATTTTACTAACCATTTCAGCAGAAATATCTATTCCATAAAGCTCTTTAACCTGATCGTGAATATCTCTGGTAGACATGCCTCGGGCATAAAGAGAAATCACCTTATCCTCAATTCCTGATACATCCCTTTTGTACTTGGGAACTATTTTAGGCTCAAACTCACCTTTTCTGTCCCTTGGAATATCAATCTGTACAGGGCCGAATTCACTCTTTAGTTTTTTTGTTGAGTAACCGTTTCTACTGTTGTCGGTAATTTTATGTCTTGACTCATCTCGGGAATACCCAAGAGAAACATCCATTTCGGCTTCAAGCATTTCCTGAAGAACATCTTTAAATGCCTCCTTTAAAAAGGAGATTATTTCTCCGGGATTTTTAAAATCATTCTCCGCAATTATTTCCTGTACTAACTCTTTTGATAATACGCTCATAAAAAATACTCCTTTCTGGTTAATACTTAAATT contains:
- a CDS encoding PH domain-containing protein is translated as MKTGQKKVFITFVTLILVGLFILFFGSVNVSISNNSVSVKGTFVGGTTIPLNEITSIEYVDSLDIGIRKFGMGTFKMACGTYRNERFGSYKLYSYAKVNAFVIIHYDDKTLVFNQSDAEKTKELYDRIKEINAK
- a CDS encoding IS256 family transposase, producing the protein MSVLSKELVQEIIAENDFKNPGEIISFLKEAFKDVLQEMLEAEMDVSLGYSRDESRHKITDNSRNGYSTKKLKSEFGPVQIDIPRDRKGEFEPKIVPKYKRDVSGIEDKVISLYARGMSTRDIHDQVKELYGIDISAEMVSKITERILPEIKEWQGRPLEAIYPFVFMDAIHYKVRTDGQIVNRAAYVVMGVDISGKKDILGIWIGENESSKFWLGVLNDLKNRGIEDVLIFCVDGLTGLKEAIAAAFPKSEIQRCIIHQLRNSFKYVSYKDLKAFSKDFKTVYTSPSEEIALNRFEDLKNKWGKDYPYAFKSWENNWEVLSPYYKFPEQIRKIIYTTNIIEGLHRQFRKVTKTKSVFPSDTSLEKMLYLASMNVIKKWTQRYRNWDQVMSQLMIMYDGRLDNYI
- a CDS encoding helix-turn-helix domain-containing protein, with translation MSVLSERVKKLRNAKRQSQNEVGKALGKSRETVSKYELGEREPDPEAIILFAKHFNVSTDYLLGISEQAETTTINERKPYSPELYAFEKYLHNESFIPYLELAVRMKDSNIDINQFEKLINKIIKNKPLK
- a CDS encoding cyclic lactone autoinducer peptide encodes the protein MKSKIKLLLAPLSLLITFLALSGVSTACCSSYYQPKAPKHLTTRKSH